The Phragmites australis chromosome 15, lpPhrAust1.1, whole genome shotgun sequence genome window below encodes:
- the LOC133892712 gene encoding E3 ubiquitin-protein ligase At4g11680-like isoform X2 produces the protein MASTSPRRSGDPSSPSSPLLPSPASPSGVGGRFTSLRGAARFIRRTGSRRLMREPSVAVRETAAEHLEERQTDWAYSKPVVVLDVLWNLAFVAVAAAVLAASLGERPAVPLRVWLAGYVLQCLLHVLCVAVEYRRRRREVRGGVDQDAAGDGDFKLSIVKHLESANTMFSFIWWIIGFYWVSAGGQPLAHDAPQLYWLSIVFLAFDVFFVVFCVALACVIGIAVCCCLPCIIAILYAVTDQEGASEEDINNLSKFKFRTMGDADKLVAGIAAPVGGVMTERGTSPPVEHILSAEDAECCICLCPYEDGVELRELPCNHHFHCTCIDKWLHINATCPLCKFNIVKSNLGREEV, from the exons ATGGCGTCCACCTCCCCGCGCCGCTCGGGGGACCCCTCGTCCCCGTCCTCGCCCCTCCTACCCTCCCCGGCCTCCCCCTCTGGCGTCGGCGGGCGTTTCACGAGCCtccgcggcgcggcgcggtTCATCCGCCGCACGGGCAGCCGCCGGTTGATGCGGGAGCCGTCCGTGGCGGTGCGGGAGACGGCCGCCGAGCACCTGGAGGAGCGCCAGACCGACTGGGCCTACTCCAAGCCCGTCGTCGTGCTCGACGTGCTCTGGAACCTAGCCTTCGTCGCAGTCGCCGCGGCCGTGCTCGCGGCCTCCCTGGGGGAGCGGCCCGCCGTGCCGCTCCGGGTCTGGCTCGCGGGCTACGTGCTCCAGTGCCTCCTCCACGTCCTCTGCGTCGCCGTCGAGTACAGGCGCCGCCGCAGGGAGGTACGTGGCGGCGTGGACCAGGATGCCGCGGGTGATGGGGATTTCAAGCTCAG TATTGTGAAGCACTTGGAGTCTGCAAACACGATGTTTTCCTTCATATGGTGGATCATTGGGTTCTATTGGGTATCTGCAGGTGGTCAACCTTTAGCCCATGATGCTCCTCAACTTTACTG GCTATCGATTGTTTTTCTGGCATTTGATGTTTTCTTTGTGGTCTTCTGTGTTGCCTTGGCTTGTGTGATTGGTATTGCTGTTTGTTGCTGCCTTCCATGCATTATTGCTATCTTATATGCTGTAACTGATCAG GAGGGAGCATCCGAAGAAGACATAAACAATctttccaaattcaaattccggACTATGGGTGATGCAGACAAGCTAGTTGCTGGCATTGCAGCACCTGTGGGTGGAGTGATGACTGAGCGTGGTACCAGTCCCCCTGTTGAACACATCCTTTCTGCTGAGGATGCA GAGTGCTGTATCTGCTTATGTCCATATGAAGATGGTGTGGAACTGCGTGAGCTCCCTTGCAATCATCATTTTCATTGCACCTGTATAGACAAGTGGCTTCACATAAATGCGACTTGTCCACTGTGCAAGTTCAACATCGTCAAGAGCAACCTTGGGAGAGAAGAGGTCTAG
- the LOC133892712 gene encoding E3 ubiquitin-protein ligase At4g11680-like isoform X1: MASTSPRRSGDPSSPSSPLLPSPASPSGVGGRFTSLRGAARFIRRTGSRRLMREPSVAVRETAAEHLEERQTDWAYSKPVVVLDVLWNLAFVAVAAAVLAASLGERPAVPLRVWLAGYVLQCLLHVLCVAVEYRRRRREVRGGVDQDAAGDGDFKLSIVKHLESANTMFSFIWWIIGFYWVSAGGQPLAHDAPQLYWLSIVFLAFDVFFVVFCVALACVIGIAVCCCLPCIIAILYAVTDQQEGASEEDINNLSKFKFRTMGDADKLVAGIAAPVGGVMTERGTSPPVEHILSAEDAECCICLCPYEDGVELRELPCNHHFHCTCIDKWLHINATCPLCKFNIVKSNLGREEV, from the exons ATGGCGTCCACCTCCCCGCGCCGCTCGGGGGACCCCTCGTCCCCGTCCTCGCCCCTCCTACCCTCCCCGGCCTCCCCCTCTGGCGTCGGCGGGCGTTTCACGAGCCtccgcggcgcggcgcggtTCATCCGCCGCACGGGCAGCCGCCGGTTGATGCGGGAGCCGTCCGTGGCGGTGCGGGAGACGGCCGCCGAGCACCTGGAGGAGCGCCAGACCGACTGGGCCTACTCCAAGCCCGTCGTCGTGCTCGACGTGCTCTGGAACCTAGCCTTCGTCGCAGTCGCCGCGGCCGTGCTCGCGGCCTCCCTGGGGGAGCGGCCCGCCGTGCCGCTCCGGGTCTGGCTCGCGGGCTACGTGCTCCAGTGCCTCCTCCACGTCCTCTGCGTCGCCGTCGAGTACAGGCGCCGCCGCAGGGAGGTACGTGGCGGCGTGGACCAGGATGCCGCGGGTGATGGGGATTTCAAGCTCAG TATTGTGAAGCACTTGGAGTCTGCAAACACGATGTTTTCCTTCATATGGTGGATCATTGGGTTCTATTGGGTATCTGCAGGTGGTCAACCTTTAGCCCATGATGCTCCTCAACTTTACTG GCTATCGATTGTTTTTCTGGCATTTGATGTTTTCTTTGTGGTCTTCTGTGTTGCCTTGGCTTGTGTGATTGGTATTGCTGTTTGTTGCTGCCTTCCATGCATTATTGCTATCTTATATGCTGTAACTGATCAG CAGGAGGGAGCATCCGAAGAAGACATAAACAATctttccaaattcaaattccggACTATGGGTGATGCAGACAAGCTAGTTGCTGGCATTGCAGCACCTGTGGGTGGAGTGATGACTGAGCGTGGTACCAGTCCCCCTGTTGAACACATCCTTTCTGCTGAGGATGCA GAGTGCTGTATCTGCTTATGTCCATATGAAGATGGTGTGGAACTGCGTGAGCTCCCTTGCAATCATCATTTTCATTGCACCTGTATAGACAAGTGGCTTCACATAAATGCGACTTGTCCACTGTGCAAGTTCAACATCGTCAAGAGCAACCTTGGGAGAGAAGAGGTCTAG